A genomic segment from Rickettsiella endosymbiont of Miltochrista miniata encodes:
- a CDS encoding SGNH/GDSL hydrolase family protein: MNPYIIPLHHYTDLLKKAYLEDITSKIEVAGVKIFGDSLSDPGGKYGMYEKKIWHFPLSLTLHKSPHKQFTNGFVWNYAFYKKMTYLRKSHNPLENSNLAPINGFFKSENRAQGGAMDYNYERFLNFFRYLKGFFLSLALTNIQSEAKKLKKEKHSKLNPDDLCIIFAGANDLVTAGYCNKGGAERAIQGIAKTIEILTTSQQKDDSNYSKNILAFTLPDFSKTPRFSKKTKKERKQAQEACHFFNEGLKNLAKSYQYLDFRLCDIYQVAKKEDVDLTKIKKKAIIITGSGNTKKIYYVENESFILRNGKEVSIDINLSRAEKKLLGKEKGKIARNSKNLQEIENLVHKIGTIAKLTTDVKIFDAAAVFEKIDENPEAYGFTSGCAVYYLNKNQDKECISKKITSGNAIILKEINQEYNEKKGSLSEFCCYYVQNGKLVEHDINSTRIASVTSFTLSKEEKIELQEKLKQHPLKDGISQLIGMEDKHSSWTTHLVQSAVQAYKKKFGEKIQLADIYASVLLAIKKSFPNQQDIFWDDLHPSVMVHFLLETMFEPFFESNYNVKQPRVWTDDMAIHKKVLPEVKLPHKSAEAPDDYDYMRKLSII; encoded by the coding sequence ATGAATCCCTATATAATCCCTTTACATCATTATACTGATCTGCTTAAAAAAGCTTATCTAGAAGATATAACATCGAAGATTGAAGTGGCTGGAGTAAAGATTTTTGGTGATAGCCTAAGTGATCCGGGGGGTAAATATGGGATGTATGAAAAAAAAATCTGGCATTTCCCATTAAGCCTAACTTTACATAAATCACCACATAAACAATTTACCAATGGTTTTGTTTGGAATTATGCATTTTATAAAAAAATGACATATTTAAGAAAATCGCATAATCCATTAGAAAATTCTAATTTAGCTCCCATTAATGGCTTCTTCAAATCTGAAAATAGGGCGCAAGGAGGTGCTATGGACTATAATTATGAACGATTTTTAAATTTCTTTAGATATTTAAAAGGGTTTTTTCTGAGTCTTGCCCTGACTAACATACAAAGCGAGGCAAAAAAATTAAAAAAAGAAAAACATAGTAAACTTAATCCAGATGATTTATGTATTATTTTTGCAGGAGCTAATGATCTCGTCACTGCAGGATATTGTAATAAAGGCGGAGCAGAGCGAGCCATACAAGGAATTGCTAAAACGATAGAAATTTTAACGACATCTCAACAAAAAGATGATTCAAATTATTCTAAAAATATATTAGCTTTTACTTTGCCTGATTTTAGCAAAACTCCTAGATTTTCCAAAAAAACAAAAAAGGAAAGGAAGCAAGCCCAAGAAGCTTGTCATTTCTTTAATGAAGGATTAAAAAATCTTGCTAAAAGTTACCAATATCTTGATTTTAGATTGTGTGATATCTATCAGGTAGCTAAAAAGGAGGATGTAGATCTAACTAAGATTAAGAAAAAAGCAATTATCATAACGGGCTCGGGAAATACTAAGAAGATTTATTATGTCGAAAACGAAAGCTTTATTTTAAGAAATGGCAAGGAAGTATCGATTGATATTAATCTATCAAGAGCGGAAAAAAAATTACTTGGGAAAGAAAAAGGAAAAATTGCAAGGAATAGCAAAAATTTACAAGAAATAGAGAATTTAGTTCATAAAATAGGTACTATAGCGAAATTAACTACAGATGTAAAAATATTTGATGCTGCTGCAGTGTTTGAAAAGATAGATGAAAATCCTGAAGCTTATGGGTTTACTAGTGGTTGCGCAGTTTATTATTTAAACAAAAATCAAGATAAGGAATGTATTTCTAAAAAAATAACATCAGGCAATGCCATCATACTTAAAGAAATCAATCAAGAATATAATGAAAAGAAAGGATCTCTTTCGGAATTTTGTTGTTATTATGTCCAAAATGGAAAGTTGGTGGAACACGATATTAATTCAACTAGGATTGCCAGTGTTACAAGCTTTACCCTTTCTAAGGAAGAAAAAATTGAGTTGCAAGAAAAACTTAAGCAACATCCTTTAAAAGATGGAATAAGCCAATTAATTGGCATGGAAGATAAACATAGCTCTTGGACTACTCATCTAGTGCAATCTGCTGTACAAGCCTATAAAAAGAAATTTGGAGAAAAAATCCAACTTGCCGATATTTATGCTTCCGTATTATTGGCAATAAAGAAAAGTTTCCCCAATCAGCAAGACATATTCTGGGATGATTTACATCCTTCGGTAATGGTCCACTTTTTGTTAGAGACCATGTTTGAACCTTTTTTTGAAAGTAATTACAATGTGAAACAGCCTCGAGTTTGGACGGATGACATGGCTATTCATAAGAAAGTCCTTCCTGAAGTTAAACTTCCCCATAAATCGGCAGAAGCACCAGATGATTATGATTATATGAGAAAACTTTCTATAATTTAG
- the murJ gene encoding murein biosynthesis integral membrane protein MurJ produces the protein MSKALLKSTSVVASMTLISRILGFVRDMVAARIFGATAAVDAFYIAFKIPNFMRGLFAEGSFSTAFIPTLSEYKQTRSQEQVQQFVAHIAGTLGLILLGICILGVLGSKGLVSLFAPGLDPYRFQLAIEMLRITFPYLMLISLTALVGATLNCYGQFWVPAFTPALLNISLIMTAFGVTRFFKVPVEAQAWGVLLAGFLQLGFQLPFLHRLKLLKKPQFKWRDPGVQKVLKLMLPALFGSSIGQISLLLNTVFASFLVAGSVTWLYYSDRLAYFPLGVFGVALMTVILPHLSRQHAAKSPELFASTLNWGLRCNLLIGIPASLTMLILSGPLIVTLFHYGKFTIHDVFMTQRSVIAYSIGLQAFMLIKVLAAAFYAQQNIRTPVRIGIIALVANMIFNAILIFPLKHAGLALASSLSAWLNAGLLLWGLQTRQVFQWQSGWLKFVLQLLFANSTLCLFLYWAAAATPVWINWGWQQRFAHIFFLGITSIIIYIASLWISGLRYDDLKAQS, from the coding sequence ATGAGTAAGGCACTTCTTAAATCAACCTCTGTTGTTGCTTCCATGACGTTGATTTCGCGGATTTTAGGTTTTGTTCGCGATATGGTTGCCGCTAGAATTTTTGGTGCGACAGCAGCAGTCGATGCTTTTTATATTGCGTTTAAAATTCCTAATTTCATGCGTGGATTATTTGCCGAAGGATCTTTCTCTACGGCCTTTATTCCCACTTTATCTGAATATAAGCAAACTCGTTCACAAGAACAAGTGCAGCAATTTGTTGCGCATATTGCAGGTACATTAGGCTTAATTTTATTAGGAATTTGTATTCTAGGTGTTCTAGGAAGTAAAGGTTTGGTTAGTTTATTTGCTCCAGGACTAGATCCTTACCGTTTCCAATTAGCAATAGAGATGTTAAGGATAACGTTTCCATATTTGATGTTGATCTCATTAACCGCATTAGTGGGTGCGACGTTGAATTGTTACGGACAATTTTGGGTTCCTGCTTTTACACCCGCATTATTGAATATCTCCCTAATCATGACTGCGTTTGGTGTGACACGTTTTTTTAAAGTACCTGTTGAAGCTCAGGCATGGGGTGTATTGCTAGCAGGTTTTCTACAATTAGGCTTTCAATTACCGTTTCTACATCGATTAAAATTATTGAAAAAACCACAATTTAAATGGCGCGATCCTGGCGTGCAAAAAGTATTAAAGCTTATGTTGCCGGCTTTATTTGGTTCTTCAATAGGGCAAATTAGTTTATTACTTAATACAGTTTTTGCTTCTTTTTTAGTCGCAGGTAGTGTGACTTGGCTTTATTACTCCGACAGACTGGCTTATTTTCCCTTAGGTGTGTTTGGTGTGGCTTTAATGACAGTGATTTTGCCACATCTCTCGCGCCAGCATGCAGCAAAATCACCAGAATTATTTGCCAGCACGTTAAACTGGGGCTTACGTTGTAATTTATTGATCGGAATCCCGGCCTCGTTAACCATGTTGATTTTATCGGGGCCGCTTATAGTTACACTTTTTCATTATGGAAAGTTTACTATCCATGATGTCTTTATGACGCAACGTAGTGTGATAGCTTATTCCATCGGTCTACAAGCATTTATGCTGATTAAGGTATTGGCAGCTGCTTTTTATGCACAACAAAACATAAGAACACCCGTGAGAATAGGAATTATCGCCTTAGTTGCGAATATGATTTTTAATGCCATATTAATTTTTCCGCTAAAGCACGCGGGTTTAGCTTTGGCAAGTTCATTATCAGCTTGGTTGAATGCTGGTTTGTTATTGTGGGGTTTGCAAACTCGCCAAGTTTTTCAATGGCAATCAGGATGGCTAAAGTTTGTATTACAATTGTTATTTGCTAATAGTACATTATGTTTATTTTTGTACTGGGCAGCAGCCGCTACTCCGGTTTGGATAAATTGGGGTTGGCAACAACGTTTTGCACATATTTTCTTTTTAGGTATCACTTCAATTATTATTTATATTGCTAGCCTATGGATAAGTGGTTTACGTTACGATGATTTAAAAGCCCAGTCATGA
- the ribF gene encoding bifunctional riboflavin kinase/FAD synthetase, with protein MTELICNIHNIKTKHKGCVATIGNFDGLHQGHRRVIQSLIKLGKQLNLPTCVILFEPHPQEFFYPEKAPARLMRLREKIKFLQFLAIDRVLCLRFNKRLAECSAEEFVKKILVDKLGIKGVIIGDDFRFGKGREGDFHFLQKLGQEYGFKVFSTPTVLFENERIGSSRVRNAVWNADFKLAELLLGRPFILSGRVIYGDQRGRLLGFPTANIGLHRQVIPLQGVFIVNVYGLAETSFSGIANCGKRPTVNGVKNLLEVHLFDFDQNIYGRFIEIEFLKKIRDEKKFDSLEALKQQIIQDVAIAKNYFIKN; from the coding sequence ATGACAGAGCTGATTTGCAATATCCATAATATAAAAACTAAGCATAAAGGGTGTGTGGCGACTATTGGTAATTTCGATGGTTTACATCAAGGACATCGAAGAGTTATCCAATCTTTAATCAAACTCGGTAAACAACTTAATTTACCTACTTGCGTGATTCTTTTTGAGCCCCATCCGCAAGAATTTTTCTATCCAGAGAAAGCGCCGGCACGCTTAATGCGACTCCGAGAAAAAATTAAATTTTTACAATTTTTAGCTATCGATCGAGTCCTTTGCTTACGGTTTAATAAACGTTTAGCAGAATGTAGCGCAGAAGAGTTTGTTAAGAAAATTCTAGTCGATAAATTAGGTATAAAAGGCGTAATAATCGGAGATGATTTTCGTTTTGGCAAAGGACGTGAAGGAGATTTCCATTTTTTGCAAAAATTAGGTCAGGAATACGGATTTAAAGTTTTTTCTACGCCAACCGTACTATTTGAAAATGAACGTATAGGTAGCTCAAGAGTAAGAAATGCCGTTTGGAACGCTGATTTTAAATTAGCAGAATTATTACTGGGTCGTCCCTTTATACTCAGTGGCCGAGTAATTTATGGTGATCAACGCGGACGATTACTTGGTTTTCCGACAGCTAATATTGGATTGCATCGTCAGGTTATACCTTTGCAGGGCGTATTTATAGTTAACGTATATGGCTTAGCGGAAACTTCTTTCTCGGGGATCGCCAATTGTGGGAAACGTCCAACAGTGAATGGTGTAAAAAATTTATTAGAGGTTCATTTATTCGATTTTGATCAAAATATCTACGGCCGATTTATTGAAATAGAATTTTTAAAAAAAATACGTGATGAAAAAAAATTCGATAGTCTAGAAGCACTTAAACAGCAAATTATTCAAGATGTGGCTATCGCTAAAAATTATTTTATAAAAAATTAA